A region of the Ranitomeya imitator isolate aRanImi1 chromosome 5, aRanImi1.pri, whole genome shotgun sequence genome:
ACGTGTGATTAAAAACATAACTAAAGAAACTTAAGTTCTTACAGTTAAGGTGCCCTGTATACCAGCTTCTTTCCTGGCTTGCTCCATCCAGGCTTCAGCGGCTTCTGTGCTACTGAGCTCCTTAAATCGTACAGACGGTGGTTTGTATGGACGTTCTTCCTCCGATAAGGACCGCTCGATGGTCTGAAGAGGTTTGACTTGTTCTGCAAATAAGGAACACAGTGAAAGTAAAAAAGTGACAATGGAAACTTGAAAAATGGGAAacctaaaaaaatgtatttacaacTATATTTGTGCCAATAACTTTTCATACAAAAGTAATCAAGCTTTTACAATATGCTGTGCAGTTGCTAATAATTTGCTGCAATCGTGTCTGTACATTTTTGCACAGCTCCACATAGAAATCGAGCTTGAAAAGAAATATAGCTAGTAAACAGCCGACATCTAATGCATCACTTTCCCTTACAAATTTACTTAGTGAATCCAGGGCAAATTTTAACCCCCGTGCGCACTAAAGTTAGTAAAGTTGGCTGAAAATCCTGCTATTACCTGACTCTGGACTTGTCATTTTGTTATGTGTAGACATTTTAGGGAGATTTTTATTGACATCTGATCCATTTTtgtcctgtgaaaataaaaaaggacATAAGTCAGATATAGTTCATTGTGAAACAGCAATTTATTTATTATTCAATTAATTTTCCAACCTTTCTGCGCAATTGTTCCTGTTCGTATTCCTCTCTTGATATCCTAGAAAAAGCAGGTTTGCCTTGTATAAATTAAAGAAACATGGAGAACACCCAATACTCTAAAGATCAATATAGTATATCGCTTCTTTATACCACAATACAGAGCAAATATTGCCTCACATGTACAAATACACAGCTGGGTTAAACTTTGCGCAAAAGAAACCCGCGCAAACACAGgatgaacatacaaacttcttgcagatgatgtctttggtgggatttaaacccaggatgcCAGCGCTGAAAAgcaactgtgctaaccactgagccaccgtgctgctctgtTCTATTTAGAAGCTACTTCTTACCCTCTACCTAAACTAATCTCCCACTctgaaaaactggctcacatggacAGGACTGATTACTAGCAGGTTTAACCTTCTATTTTACTCTATGGAGAGGAGAGCAGAGTGAGAAAACAGGCAAAGGAAGACGAGTCTTTTACTTCAACCtaaagctggattcacatctacaccgtTCAGTATTGCAGTATAATATTCTCCATGCTTATCTCTGTGTGTTGGCTAAGGAATGACTATCAGAAATCCctctctgtgctcttttgtgtaTTTAAGAGATCACAGCAGCTAGTCTCTTCTTTTCAAGCGGAGTCATTTGCAAATTAACAGACAGCGGGGAAACTAGCGAAATGCACAATATAAATCTTTTTATGGCCAAAAATGGTATTAGTCCTCAGGTGCATAGAGGACAGttgaaaagttacttgaaagtgCAGTTATCCTCCTAGGACCACCATGTTTGAACGTTATAGGCCCTGTCTCATCCTTACACTCCCTTTCCATATGCCACAGCTAGGACATATGGAACCTTGATAGAGAGGAGTGCTGCTCTTACGCCAACCACATGACTGGCCACTTTGTAGTACAGCTGCTAGTGTAGAGTGTGGCTGCATGTAATGTTCCCCAGCCATATGAGCTGACTGCTGAGGTATCTGATGCTCATGTGTTGGAGGATACAAAAACGCTACATCACCTCAATGTGAAAGAAAAGGCTGCCACATGACCAACGCCCATTGTAGCCAATCAGCCTATCATAAGAAGAAAACGACAGAAGCGCCAGATCATTCTTATAGCATCCATGATGCCCAATGGGGGCCGCAATACTATAATGGGGACTGTTGGGTTTCCACCGCAGTGTTCATTGCTTCTCCAATGTAAAGCAATATGCTGTGCATTTTTGTTCAGTATTGATGTCCAAATTTGTGATGGACGCGCCAACACAGAGGTGAACAGGGCTTATGCTGCCCCCAGAACACAAGTTATAAGTGAATGAAACTGTGCAATATGCACACGGTATACTTAATGTAACTTGTATAAAGATACGCAATGACCATCACTACAACAAATAATATATTATGGCCCATGCTCCTTATCTGCAAATATACAATGTGACTATCTTTTTCGGTGTTAAATGTCTAATTTATGCAAATACAGACTTGCAGAATACCCAAAAAGGTCTTTACTCACCTTAAAGCTTCAGAGATCATTTTTATCTCCTCTTGTTCAAGGTCTGAAATAAAATCTGTCCCATTTTTCAGGCATTCTGGAAGATCACCTATTTCCAAAAAATATGAAAACGgttatgcttgtatattgtaaagaATAAACACAGGTAGTTCTTAGAGACATGTTAAACGCGCATCCATCACCTCTTTCTCAATGCAAACTTAATACAGTATTAAATAGACTTCTTTGCCTGGTGAGGCTGGTGTACTTTgtgtgaaaatccatgtcagaaaggATGTTTTTTTTCCTTCCGGATACCAAGATAAGTCAATTTTAATAATCATGTGGGAAAACTTTCAGAAAGGATTATACAGTCATTCTCTCTTGGATTTTCACAGTAATTACACCAGCCTCCTCAGGTCTAGCATATCTATGTAATAACATACGCAGCTTGTATCGCAAAAGTGTCAGAGTTGCATTTTGAAAAAGGTGAAGCCCAAAATGAAGAGCAGAAATCTCCATGTATTACCATTCTGTTGCTGGATTATCTGAATGGCTTGTAGCTGAAGCTCAAGGTTCTTCTGCAGCATCATTTCTTTAAAGACGAGAAAATCTTCTACGGCGACCACAGACTGCAACATGTTCTAGAAAATAAGGACAAGACAATTTAGGTCCATCTATGATGTATCACAACACAGCCTGAAGGTTACG
Encoded here:
- the CFAP36 gene encoding cilia- and flagella-associated protein 36 isoform X2 encodes the protein MKIGGPEPLDQNRTTAGPPLVFDDEEENKLSYTEIHNEYKDLVEKLIQEHLTEMGISEEQFQQACISPLTQTPDIKNMLQSVVAVEDFLVFKEMMLQKNLELQLQAIQIIQQQNGDLPECLKNGTDFISDLEQEEIKMISEALRISREEYEQEQLRRKDKNGSDVNKNLPKMSTHNKMTSPESEQVKPLQTIERSLSEEERPYKPPSVRFKELSSTEAAEAWMEQARKEAGIQGTLTDLNQTEKEQLRERAEYLKQKRAELIARKADSRKGTQSTEDQMEKASCSRQLQKEMTEEELKNLQKRKQLAEKLKEEVINK